Proteins from a single region of Gorilla gorilla gorilla isolate KB3781 chromosome 16, NHGRI_mGorGor1-v2.1_pri, whole genome shotgun sequence:
- the DLL4 gene encoding delta-like protein 4, which translates to MAAASRSASGWALLLLVALWQQRAAGSGVFQLQLQEFINERGVLASGRPCEPGCRTFFRVCLKHFQAVVSPGPCTFGSVSTPVLGTNSFAVRDDSSGGGRNPLQLPFNFTWPGTFSLIIEAWHAPGDDLRPEALPPDALISKIAIQGSLAVGQNWLLDEQTSTLTRLRYSYRVICSDNYYGDNCSRLCKKRNDHFGHYVCQPDGNLSCLPGWTGEYCQQPICLSGCHEQNGYCSKPAECLCRPGWQGRLCNECIPHNGCRHGTCSTPWQCTCDEGWGGLFCDQDLNYCTHHSPCKNGATCSNSGQRSYTCTCRPGYTGVDCELELSECDSNPCRNGGSCKDQEDGYHCLCPPGYYGLHCEHSTLSCADSPCFNGGSCRERNQGANYACECPPNFTGSNCEKKVDRCTSNPCANGGQCLNRGPSRMCRCRPGFTGTYCERHVSDCARNPCAHGGTCHDLENGLMCTCPAGFSGRRCEVRTSIDACASSPCFNRATCYTDLSTDTFVCNCPYGFVGSRCEFPVGLPPSFPWVAVSLGVGLAVLLVLLGMVAVAVRQLRLRRPDDGSREAMNNLSDFQKDNLIPAAQLKNTNQKKELEVDCGLDKSNCGKQQNHTLDYNLAPGPLGRGTMPGKFPHSDKSLGEKAPLRLHSEKPECRISAICSPRDSMYQSVCLISEERNECVIATEV; encoded by the exons ATGGCGGCAGCGTCCCGGAGCGCCTCTGGCTGGGCGCTACTGCTGCTGGTGGCACTTTGGCAGCAG CGCGCGGCCGGCTCCGGCGTCTTCCAGCTGCAGCTGCAGGAGTTCATCAACGAGCGCGGCGTACTGGCCAGTGGGCGGCCTTGCGAGCCCGGCTGCCGGACTTTCTTCCGCGTCTGCCTTAAGCACTTCCAGGCGGTCGTCTCGCCCGGACCCTGTACCTTCGGGAGCGTCTCCACGCCAGTATTGGGCACCAACTCCTTCGCTGTCCGGGACGACAGTAGCGGCGGGGGGCGCAACCCTCTCCAACTGCCCTTCAATTTCACCTGGCCG GGTACCTTCTCACTCATCATCGAAGCTTGGCACGCGCCAGGAGACGACCTGCGGCCAG AGGCCTTGCCACCAGATGCACTCATCAGCAAGATCGCCATCCAGGGCTCCCTAGCTGTGGGTCAGAACTGGTTATTGGATGAGCAAACCAGCACCCTCACAAGGCTGCGCTACTCTTACCGGGTCATCTGCAGTGACAACTACTATGGAGACAACTGCTCCCGCCTGTGCAAGAAGCGCAATGACCACTTCGGCCACTATGTGTGCCAGCCAGATGGCAACTTGTCCTGCCTGCCCGGTTGGACTGGGGAATATTGCCAACAGC CTATCTGTCTTTCGGGCTGTCATGAACAGAATGGCTACTGCAGCAAGCCAGCAGAGTGCCT CTGCCGCCCAGGCTGGCAGGGCCGGCTGTGTAACGAATGCATCCCCCACAATGGCTGTCGCCACGGCACCTGCAGCACTCCCTGGCAATGTACTTGTGatgagggctggggaggcctgttTTGTGACCAAG ATCTCAACTACTGCACCCACCACTCCCCATGCAAGAATGGGGCAACGTGCTCCAACAGTGGGCAGCGAAGCTACACCTgcacctgtcgcccaggctacactGGTGTGGACTGTGAGCTGGAGCTCAGCGAGTGTGACAGCAACCCCTGTCGCAATGGAGGCAGCTGTAAG GACCAGGAGGATGGCTACCACTGCCTGTGTCCTCCGGGCTACTATGGCCTGCATTGTGAACACAGCACCTTGAGCTGCGCCGACTCCCCCTGCTTCAATGGGGGCTCCTGCCGGGAGCGCAACCAGGGGGCCAACTATGCTTGTGAATGTCCCCCCAACTTCACCGGCTCCAACTGCGAGAAGAAAGTGGACAGGTGCACCAGCAACCCGTGTGCCAACG GGGGACAGTGCCTGAACCGAGGTCCAAGCCGCATGTGCCGCTGCCGTCCTGGATTCACGGGCACCTACTGTGAACGCCACGTCAGCGACTGTGCCCGTAACCCTTGCGCCCACGGTGGCACTTGCCATGACCTGGAGAATGGGCTCATGTGCACCTGCCCTGCCGGCTTCTCTGGCCGACGCTGTGAGGTGCGGACATCCATCGATGCCTGTGCCTCGAGTCCCTGCTTCAACAGGGCCACCTGCTACACTGACCTCTCCACAGACACCTTTGTGTGCAACTGCCCTTATGGCTTTGTGGGCAGCCGCTGCGAGTTCCCTGTGGGCTTGCCGCCCAGCTTCCCCTGGGTGGCCGTCTCGCTGGGTGTGGGGCTGGCAGTGCTGCTGgtactgctgggcatggtggcagtggcTGTGCGGCAGCTGCGGCTTCGACGGCCAGACGACGGCAGCAGGGAGGCCATGAACAACTTGTCGGACTTCCAGAAGGACAACCTGATTCCTGCCGCCCAGCTTAAAAACACAAACCAGAAGAAGGAGCTGGAAGTGGACTGTGGCCTGGACAAGTCCAACTGTGGCAAACAGCAAAACCACACATTGGACTATAATCTGGCCCCAGGGCCCCTGGGGCGGGGGACCATGCCAGGAAAGTTTCCCCACAGTGACAAGAGCTTAGGGGAGAAGGCGCCACTGCGGTTACACAG TGAAAAGCCAGAGTGTCGGATATCAGCGATATGCTCCCCCAGGGACTCCATGTACCAGTCTGTGTGTTTGATATCAGAGGAGAGGAATGAATGTGTCATTGCCACGGAG GTATAA